The segment atATCTTGGTTCTTCGGTTGGTCGAATGGAATACAAAGACCCTTGGCGCCCATCAAAGGAGCTCCGGCTTCTTCAGCTTCGTCTCTCGCGCtgtcttttttaatttcatcttCGCACTCAATTCTGCCGCAGAACGGAGCGAGAATCAAGTTCTTCTGGTCTAAGTGCTTGCAGAAGTTGTTCCAATCCTGACAAGATTTAATATGATCGTCCAATTCCTTCTTGGCTTTGTCGAACATGCTCTTCTGGACAGTATTAAGTAAATCACTTGCGTATTTACAGACTTGGTCTTGTTTTGCAAAAGATTTTTCCAAAGTGTCCCTGCGCACGAACGTCACCTGAGATTTCTCAAGATCTTTGAATCCTAATTCAACTCTCAATGGCACTCCCTTAAGTTCCCAGTGGTTGAACTTCCAGCCAGGGCTGTAGTTGTCTCGGTAGTCTCCTTTGACCCTGAGACCCGCGTCTGCAAGTTTTTTCTCTAGTTTTGTACATTCAGCCAGCAAATTAGCGCGTTCTTCAGCAGTCGTCGTCGCAGTAATACCGCaaggaataataattatttgtacagACGCGACATTTGGAGGTAAGACGAGTCCTTTGTCATCACCATGGACCATCACCATCACACCGATTGTTCTCGTAGTTAATCCCCATGAGTTTTGGTACACAAAAGTTTTATCCCCACCTTCAACAACTCCCTCGACTTTAATATCAAACATCTTTGAGAAATTCTGACCCAAATGATGACTTGTTCCTCCTTGAATCGCACGTCCGCTCGCTGATACAAAAGCTTCGACAGTAGTCGTGTAATCACCGcctgcaaatttttctttttcagttTTACGACCGCGTACTACCGGGATCGCAAGATATTCCTCGTAAATTCGGCGGTAAAggtctaaaataattaatacttctTCATCGGCTTCAGGTTTTGTCAAAAATGCTGAGTGTCCTTCTTGCCACAGGAATTCACGAGTACGCAAAAATGGCTGGGGATGTTTGAACTCCCAGCGGACTACGTTATTCCACTGGTTCAATTTTAGGGGCAAGTCCCGGTAAGATTGGATCCATTTGGCGTAAGCCGGGTACATGACGGTTTCAGATGTCGGACGAATAGCGATTGGTTCAGCCAAATCTGAATCTCCTGACTTGGTGACCCATGCAACTTCCGGCGCAAAGTCTGCGATGTGAGTTTTCTCACGTTCCAGCACAGCTTTGCTCACAAAAATAGGAAAGTAACAATTTTGTACACccagttttttaatttccgtGTCGAAGAAGTCTTTTATTTTGTCCCAGATCGAATAACTCCACGGACGGAGGATGTAACAACCCGACACGTCGTAGTACTCAATCATTTCACCCTTCGTTATAACTTGGGAATACCAGTCAggcaaattttcagattttttggCTTCTAGACCCAACCTTGTGCCTGTTTTTGTACTGTCGACTTCTTTGGCTGCTTTAGGCGCCTGCTTGGATGCTTTTGGTGGCTCAGGAGCTTTTGTCTTCTTTTTCTTGTCGGCATCAGCAGCTGAAGCTGGAGGTTTCCATTCTTCGCCGGTAGCTGCTTTGTAATCAGCTTTTAATTTCAACAGAACTTTAACATTCTCATCAACTGTCGCTTTATCAGCTTTGGCAGACTTCAAGTCGCGGACTTTGTTGCCTTGATCCGCAATCTGTTTACTCAGATCATCAGCATCACCAGTTCCTGTCTGGACCTTCGGTAAGTTCTGAGTATTTTTAGCTTCTTTGGTGTCCTTAGGATTAGGAGTTGATTCCGGTTTCCAATCTTTGCCTGTAGCTGTTTTGTACTCCGCCTTCaaactcaataaaactttGACACTTCCATCAATCGCAGCCTTGTCAGCCTTTGCGGATTTAAGCTCCCGGACTTTGTTTCCTTGCTCgacgatttttttattcaaatcatCAGCATTGTAAGCATCAGTAGCCTGCgtttttggtaaatttttaatattttcaacttCCTTAGTATCCTTGGGAGTCGACTCCGGCTTCCAATCTTTGCCTGCAGCTGCTTTATACTCCGCCTTcaaactcaataaaattttgacactTTCATCAATCGCCGCTTTATCAGCTTTAGCTGACTTCAGTTCCCGAACTTTGTTTCCTTGTTCGACAATTTTCTTGTTCAAATCTTCAGCACTGCGAGCATCAGTGGCCTGcatttttggtaaatttttattattcttaacTTCCTTATTATCTTTAGGAGTCGACTCCGGCTTCCAGTCTTTACCAGTGGCTGCTTTATACTCCGCTTTCaaactcaataaaactttAACACTTTCATCAATCGCAGCCTTGTCAGCCTTGGCCGATTTAAGCTCCCGGACTTTGTTTCCTTGATCAACTATTTGCTGGTTAATCGACTCAGCACTTGGTTCAGCTGCTGCAGAACTTTTGAAGTCAGCGGGATTCAAATCTGCTTTCCACTCCACACCAGttacttttttaaactccgCTTTCAAACCCAACAAAGCTTTGACTTCTTCTTCAATTACTTTCTTATCAGCTTTCGATGATTTCAGCGTACGGATTTTGTCTCCCTGATTTTTAATCTGTGACAATACAGAGGCTCCATCAACTGCTGCTGCAGATTTGGCTGTACTCGATCCCAAGTTGTTCTAAAATCCGaacaaaaatgtttattactacaatttataaataattattgtaattcatTACTATAATCAGCAAGAGGAAGTATcagttttactttttattcttACATATGGTCTGATATAAAAAGACAATAGCGGATGCAAATGTGGCCACGTGTTCTCTGGCTAGAGAATGCACttctatacttttattattatgataccGTTATTATGATAGCTCTGTTGGTAATAAAGATCAACTATGAGCTGATATACTTACGGATTTGTTACTTTTGCTGGTCTCTTTGTTACTGGTTTCTTTGGACGCTGTCGCTGAGATTGGAGAACTGTTGGTGTGTCCATCTGGTACATAGAAGAGTATCAACGGTCTCTCACGTGATGTAAAGTCACTCATTGGTGCATAGGCAACATCACATCTGAAGAATCCTTTCCTCTGCAGTTGTATTATCTGTCCTTGTTTCACATTCTTCAGTTCTGCTTCTCCAAACATTTTTACTTCTTTctattaatggaaaaaaaaaaaaattaatagtatattgcgTGACGAGGGAtaaaacaaaacgatttcagaccagggtTGGCTGACATCATCCATAGtctgaaataaatattctacaCCTAGGGAGGAAAGCAGGAGATTCCGGCCCACGTGGTGGCACGCGGACGGACGTCGTACCTTCCTCTGTAGTGTGCACACATTTTTTCACCAGACCTGCTcctgaaaattcaatttttgccTGAGGGAAAAATGACGCATGCGCTGATTTTTATCATTCGTTTTCTTATAGAGGGAAAGAACGACATTCTTCCCTCTAAACGaggcaggaatttaaactttcgaaGGCTGtatggtgaaaaataattttcaaatttacaattttattagagCGGGGTGGCCacggagaaattttttcaaaatttcctgatatttcccggttttccagtaaagtttttcacattttttcctgatttagaaattttattcgcatCATTTAGAtgttcaaagtttttattatattttcatttttaataattaaatttgataattaaatcatgcgagaaaccagaaaaaaatggcaatgaaataaattaatattgcctacttttgattattcgatgttaaaaatgtataagttaaaatatttaataagaaattttgtaatttaaataaattcaaaatacactggttacaaaaattaagggatattaaaaaaatttcaaattttttggtaattttcaacagtttgtaactcgaaggaaaatagtcgtacaataaaaacaaaaagtcaaactgtagcttcaagtgtctagttttctgatctggtctttaaatttttttattatgcacggttccggagcaatcaaaaatcaatgataattatcgaaaaaaatttattgaagctcgaagaccgtttttaagacgaccaaaaatttggttaatttctttttcgatagttttcttaggattactccggagtcgcacataataaaaaatataaagaccagatcagaaaactagatacttgaagctacagtttgctttttttgtttttgtcgtatgaccattttccttTGAGTTACaatctgttgaaaatcactttaaaatttgaaatttttttaatatcccttaatttttatcactagtgtataatttaaaattttttaaagtttgaactgttacaatttaattcccggatacttctcgaaattccctgacatttccacGATATTTTCCGGTTCGTGGCCACCCtgtagagaaaaataaaagaacttACTCTAGTATTTTTTGCAATAAAGTCTTTGAAATCGTCGTCTTTTCCCAATACATTTTTGCTGATTATGTGCTCAAAGTAAACAGCAATGCAGGGAATTAAATCCCCATCTTTTTTATGATCATTCTTGTCATCTTTTTCTGCGAGCCAAGTAAGTTTTACAGTATTCTTGTAGTCTTTGTCATCTAGCCTTAGTCTAGCGTCAATTTCCTGTATTTTTCCACTCGATTTCTTGATACTGTCAATCATCAAGTTGCCCCAGGTGATAAAAGTCGCTTTCTCGCCAGCTTTTAGCATCTCGGCATCGACTCGTTCAATAAAAATCTTCTTGCCAACCAAAACTTTCCTAGTTCCCATCTCCGGGTTCTTTGGATGATTCTGTACATCAATGAACTGATGGTCAGCAGCATCCAGGACGTTGACTTGTACCAAGTCATCACAGTCCAATGCCGTGTAACGATAAGCGATTGggtcaactatttttttattcattgccCATATTTTGTCCCACTCCATGAAGACAACTGACCTAGATCCACCCTGAGCAATAATGAACTGTTTCAGTCCCTCGACTGTCAGTCCGTGGCGTAAAATTCCTCTTACTGTTGGTAATCTCGGATCGTCCCAGCCATCAACGAGACCATTGTCAACAAACCAAGTC is part of the Microplitis mediator isolate UGA2020A chromosome 11, iyMicMedi2.1, whole genome shotgun sequence genome and harbors:
- the LOC130677876 gene encoding bifunctional glutamate/proline--tRNA ligase; this encodes MTIKLSANSQNPPLGAIIVAELISSKNKKNKINIDYPESWKAAANVQLLINDQVVCDDDCNIGRYLARTIDDSLYGGSGILEKTQVDSWMSYSNGPLKNSASLPASLDHLNKNLTKNWLVSDQITLGDIYVFAGLINHNYKEDSQYPELNRWFSRVSSLKYVSKILNTFNKSSVAAKSRKEPSESSQKPAMGRKQEGKFVELPGAEMGKVVVRFPPEASGYLHIGHAKAALLNQYYAETFKGTLIMRFDDTNPAKETVEFEQEILQDLKLLDIKADRFTHTSDYFDLMLKYCEQLIREGKAFVDDTPGEIMKEQREKKEPSKNRDNPVDKNIKLWEEMKKGSEKGQTCCVRAKIDYTSVNGCMRDPTIYRCKPESHPRTLNKYKVYPTYDFACPIVDSIEGVTHTLRTTEYTDRDPQFFWFIEALGLRRPHIWAYSRLNMTNTVLSKRKLTWFVDNGLVDGWDDPRLPTVRGILRHGLTVEGLKQFIIAQGGSRSVVFMEWDKIWAMNKKIVDPIAYRYTALDCDDLVQVNVLDAADHQFIDVQNHPKNPEMGTRKVLVGKKIFIERVDAEMLKAGEKATFITWGNLMIDSIKKSSGKIQEIDARLRLDDKDYKNTVKLTWLAEKDDKNDHKKDGDLIPCIAVYFEHIISKNVLGKDDDFKDFIAKNTRKEVKMFGEAELKNVKQGQIIQLQRKGFFRCDVAYAPMSDFTSRERPLILFYVPDGHTNSSPISATASKETSNKETSKSNKSNNLGSSTAKSAAAVDGASVLSQIKNQGDKIRTLKSSKADKKVIEEEVKALLGLKAEFKKVTGVEWKADLNPADFKSSAAAEPSAESINQQIVDQGNKVRELKSAKADKAAIDESVKVLLSLKAEYKAATGKDWKPESTPKDNKEVKNNKNLPKMQATDARSAEDLNKKIVEQGNKVRELKSAKADKAAIDESVKILLSLKAEYKAAAGKDWKPESTPKDTKEVENIKNLPKTQATDAYNADDLNKKIVEQGNKVRELKSAKADKAAIDGSVKVLLSLKAEYKTATGKDWKPESTPNPKDTKEAKNTQNLPKVQTGTGDADDLSKQIADQGNKVRDLKSAKADKATVDENVKVLLKLKADYKAATGEEWKPPASAADADKKKKTKAPEPPKASKQAPKAAKEVDSTKTGTRLGLEAKKSENLPDWYSQVITKGEMIEYYDVSGCYILRPWSYSIWDKIKDFFDTEIKKLGVQNCYFPIFVSKAVLEREKTHIADFAPEVAWVTKSGDSDLAEPIAIRPTSETVMYPAYAKWIQSYRDLPLKLNQWNNVVRWEFKHPQPFLRTREFLWQEGHSAFLTKPEADEEVLIILDLYRRIYEEYLAIPVVRGRKTEKEKFAGGDYTTTVEAFVSASGRAIQGGTSHHLGQNFSKMFDIKVEGVVEGGDKTFVYQNSWGLTTRTIGVMVMVHGDDKGLVLPPNVASVQIIIIPCGITATTTAEERANLLAECTKLEKKLADAGLRVKGDYRDNYSPGWKFNHWELKGVPLRVELGFKDLEKSQVTFVRRDTLEKSFAKQDQVCKYASDLLNTVQKSMFDKAKKELDDHIKSCQDWNNFCKHLDQKNLILAPFCGRIECEDEIKKDSARDEAEEAGAPLMGAKGLCIPFDQPKNQDIKKLKCIHPGCGQSAQFWTLFGRSY